From a region of the Sesamum indicum cultivar Zhongzhi No. 13 linkage group LG3, S_indicum_v1.0, whole genome shotgun sequence genome:
- the LOC105158727 gene encoding uncharacterized protein LOC105158727 — translation MGRNGGGEGGAAASVGGISECCMCGDYGLSSHLFICKHCRFRSQHKYCSNLYPEAESYHICNWCLSQKGDKKGELLGNTKASSPNSSSSSLKTPSDHQDHMKMNNGKRVLGENDGGLKDTSDQIKKQKKSSQTTERSGPSSAGRKRVTTDRGGSIGKKTRSEEVSNGGVNIIKQVFRNKVRRYKLLDEVPS, via the exons ATGGGAAGAAATGGTGGTGGAGAAGGTGGAGCAGCAGCATCAGTGGGTGGTATTTCAGAGTGCTGTATGTGCGGAGATTATGGCTTATCTTCCCATCTCTTCATATGCAAACACTGCCGATTCCGATCCCAGCACAA ATATTGCAGCAATCTGTATCCAGAAGCTGAATCCTACCACATTTGCAATTGGTGCCTTAGCCAAAAGGGCGACAAGAAAGGAGAATTACTGGGAAATACAAAAGCCAGCTCTCCCAATTCCTCCTCATCATCACTCAAAACCCCAAGTGATCATCAAGATCACATGAAGATGAACAACGGGAAGAGGGTTTTGGGGGAAAATGATGGAGGTCTAAAGGACACTAGTGACCAAAtaaagaagcagaagaagtCGTCCCAGACGACGGAGCGATCCGGACCGTCGTCGGCAGGTAGGAAGAGGGTCACAACTGATCGTGGAGGGAGTATCGGTAAGAAGACAAGGTCAGAAGAGGTATCAAATGGTGGGGTGAATATCATAAAACAAGTGTTCAGAAACAAGGTGAGGAGATATAAGCTTTTGGATGAAGTCCCGAGCTAG